In the Duncaniella freteri genome, one interval contains:
- a CDS encoding terminase small subunit, whose amino-acid sequence MAKKEKQQRISQERRLTEKQERFCQFYLDTDGNASEAYRMAYDTSNMQPETIWSNASRLLASSKVATRINEIRAERAARSRIEREKVEQVLMDIVTADPNDLYIVDAKTGRIKMKTPSQLPKRMRNALKKIKNNKGVVEYELNGRVEAARLLGSWNGWDAPKEVNVNNTGNMTNEIRIGFGDDQD is encoded by the coding sequence ATGGCAAAGAAAGAGAAACAGCAGCGCATAAGCCAAGAGCGACGGCTCACGGAAAAGCAAGAAAGGTTCTGTCAGTTCTATCTCGATACTGACGGCAACGCATCTGAGGCGTACCGCATGGCTTATGACACATCGAATATGCAACCGGAGACAATCTGGAGCAATGCCAGCCGACTTTTAGCAAGTAGCAAGGTTGCAACAAGGATAAACGAGATAAGAGCGGAGAGGGCAGCGCGCTCACGCATCGAGCGCGAAAAGGTCGAGCAGGTTCTCATGGATATAGTAACAGCCGACCCTAACGACCTCTATATAGTGGATGCCAAGACCGGCAGAATCAAGATGAAGACACCGAGCCAACTGCCCAAGCGTATGCGCAACGCCTTGAAGAAGATAAAGAACAACAAAGGCGTAGTCGAGTATGAGTTGAACGGGCGAGTAGAAGCCGCCCGGTTGTTAGGCTCGTGGAATGGTTGGGATGCCCCCAAAGAGGTTAATGTCAACAATACGGGCAACATGACTAATGAAATCCGCATCGGCTTCGGCGATGATCAGGATTAG
- a CDS encoding phosphoribosyltransferase, with translation MSRRSKIIRMDNWDVPTSRPRLKGGNIPLCDLSPRTVLHHLGSLVYFAQFKRTKSGTPFSEIKHSADTAALFAETACNFIQRLVNNTEDWCIITTPRRRHADGFHFATAVCERIADTLGIPFYADAVQCINRNRLDPDFHLLRPIAERRVIIYDDIITTGTTLTATAELLSDRDFVLNLIGINNR, from the coding sequence ATGAGCAGACGCAGTAAGATAATACGCATGGATAATTGGGATGTTCCTACCTCTCGGCCTCGGCTGAAGGGTGGGAATATCCCTCTTTGTGATTTGTCGCCCCGGACTGTCCTGCACCATCTCGGCTCCCTGGTGTATTTCGCCCAGTTCAAGCGTACCAAGAGCGGAACGCCATTCAGCGAGATAAAGCACTCGGCCGATACCGCCGCTTTGTTTGCCGAGACAGCCTGCAACTTCATTCAGCGTCTTGTCAACAATACGGAAGATTGGTGTATCATCACCACGCCCCGGCGCCGTCATGCAGACGGGTTCCACTTCGCCACTGCGGTATGTGAGCGCATAGCGGACACTCTCGGCATTCCGTTCTATGCCGATGCCGTTCAGTGTATCAACCGCAACCGCTTGGATCCCGACTTTCATCTGCTCCGGCCCATTGCCGAGCGGCGGGTTATAATCTACGATGACATCATCACCACTGGCACCACACTGACAGCAACCGCCGAATTGTTGAGCGATCGTGATTTTGTTCTCAACCTCATCGGCATAAATAACCGTTAA
- a CDS encoding PBSX family phage terminase large subunit, translated as MILNYKLFNPLFFYLLMFLQNKTIRNIIMFGGSSSGKTYSMAQAILILTLWEGTNHLVMRKVGASIKDTVYQDFKTAAEQLGISKLFKFSDGVKTITCIQNKARIVFKGLDDAEKIKGLSSFKRVVLDEWSEFDEADYKQIRLRLRGMEGQQLIYTFNPIKETHWIKKNVFDKQKWHDVPMAVKLGSQTIPEELTRVKSIKMNEPRVIMHKRTGEMIEHSPDTVVIQTTYLNNFWVVGSPDGTYGYYDEQCIATFEYDREHDPDYYNVYALGEWGVIRTGSEFFSSFNRGKHTAEVAYNPELPVHLSIDSNVMPYISVQFWQAYIGDTISIRQFDEICAESPNNSARKAAKLVANRLRELNATKVYIHGDASTKAANTIDDEKRSFLDLFIGVLQKEGFEVVDCVGNKNPSVPMSGEFINAIYDEALPELGILIGENCKTSIEDYMSVQKDANGAISKTKIKNKITGQTYEEHGHLSDCKRYIVVDILREQFLLFSNRRKRNLYAVDGAIRFYNPSTECAYTENLVYCMPNINGRFVLADGKKCGDSWHITDVRFIETTSTENMKTALTECNSSRVILECSKSYYLMARDLRDSLTGDVRVVHESTDLPRRIAATSDYVKSNIRFNESGMNDNVEYGEFMTNLLDYNKDANENIESSAVLSGFIQAVLKLGL; from the coding sequence ATGATTCTGAATTATAAGTTATTCAACCCACTGTTCTTCTACCTGCTGATGTTCTTGCAGAATAAGACCATCCGTAACATCATCATGTTCGGAGGGTCCTCATCCGGCAAGACATACAGCATGGCTCAGGCTATCCTCATACTGACACTATGGGAGGGAACGAATCACCTTGTAATGCGAAAGGTCGGAGCGTCAATCAAAGATACCGTCTATCAAGATTTCAAGACAGCCGCCGAGCAACTTGGAATAAGTAAGTTGTTCAAATTCTCCGATGGAGTCAAGACTATAACCTGTATTCAGAACAAAGCGAGAATCGTGTTCAAAGGTCTCGATGATGCCGAGAAAATCAAAGGTCTATCGAGTTTTAAGCGTGTCGTTCTTGATGAATGGTCAGAGTTTGACGAAGCCGACTACAAGCAGATCCGTTTGCGTCTGCGTGGTATGGAGGGACAGCAGCTCATCTATACTTTCAACCCCATCAAGGAGACCCATTGGATTAAAAAGAACGTATTTGACAAGCAGAAATGGCATGATGTCCCTATGGCTGTAAAGTTAGGCAGTCAGACAATACCAGAAGAACTTACGAGGGTCAAGTCCATAAAAATGAATGAGCCGCGTGTGATAATGCACAAGAGAACCGGCGAGATGATAGAGCACTCGCCCGATACTGTTGTTATCCAGACCACCTACCTAAATAACTTTTGGGTTGTCGGTTCGCCGGATGGAACATACGGCTACTATGATGAGCAGTGTATCGCCACATTTGAGTATGACCGCGAACATGATCCCGATTATTACAACGTGTACGCCCTGGGCGAATGGGGTGTAATCCGCACCGGTTCCGAGTTCTTCAGCTCGTTCAATCGTGGCAAGCACACCGCCGAGGTTGCATATAACCCCGAATTGCCTGTTCATCTGAGTATCGACAGCAACGTGATGCCGTATATCTCGGTTCAGTTCTGGCAAGCGTATATCGGCGATACTATCAGCATACGGCAGTTTGATGAGATATGTGCCGAGAGTCCCAACAATTCAGCACGCAAAGCCGCCAAACTCGTTGCCAATAGGCTGAGGGAGTTGAACGCAACTAAGGTTTATATACATGGGGATGCCTCCACGAAAGCAGCCAACACGATAGACGATGAGAAACGTTCATTCCTGGACCTGTTCATCGGGGTATTGCAGAAAGAGGGATTTGAGGTTGTCGATTGTGTCGGCAACAAGAATCCGAGTGTGCCCATGTCCGGCGAATTTATCAACGCCATATACGATGAGGCTCTGCCCGAACTCGGCATATTGATAGGCGAAAACTGCAAGACCTCGATAGAGGACTACATGAGCGTTCAGAAAGATGCCAATGGAGCAATCTCAAAGACCAAGATAAAGAATAAGATTACCGGGCAAACGTATGAGGAACACGGGCACCTGTCGGACTGCAAGAGGTATATTGTTGTTGACATCCTCCGAGAGCAATTCCTATTGTTCTCTAACCGTCGTAAACGCAACCTCTATGCCGTTGATGGGGCAATCCGATTCTATAACCCATCTACCGAGTGCGCCTATACCGAGAACCTGGTCTATTGTATGCCTAACATCAATGGGCGTTTTGTACTCGCAGACGGAAAGAAGTGCGGCGATAGTTGGCATATAACCGATGTGAGATTCATTGAGACCACCTCCACCGAGAATATGAAAACGGCATTGACCGAGTGCAACAGCAGCCGTGTGATACTGGAGTGTTCCAAATCCTACTACCTCATGGCAAGGGATCTCCGCGACAGCCTTACAGGTGATGTGCGTGTCGTGCATGAAAGCACCGACCTGCCCCGGCGTATTGCCGCCACCTCCGATTATGTCAAGAGCAATATCCGTTTCAATGAATCCGGCATGAATGACAATGTGGAGTATGGAGAGTTTATGACAAATCTTCTGGACTACAACAAGGATGCCAACGAGAACATAGAGAGCAGCGCCGTGTTAAGTGGATTCATTCAGGCGGTGTTAAAGTTGGGTTTGTAG
- a CDS encoding NAD-dependent epimerase/dehydratase family protein: MKVIITGGEGFIGKALAVALRKRGIEVCSIDRLNGIEAGDFFTSADISGVDCVYHLAAQTSVFNVNKTDIIRDNIEVFKIVCDACARRGIKLVYASSSTAADGNTTSIYGISKRFNEDYARCYHPRATGVRFHNVYGPRPRQGTLLWHLLNQERVKLYNMGRNVRHFTYIDDIVESLVYAYGCNHQLINAANPEETTTLHFAELVKQYKPLEIEMIAEERDFDRKEQSVNEAVYTVPLQYTPVADGIRRIFESMDYEQTQ; encoded by the coding sequence ATGAAAGTAATCATCACCGGCGGCGAGGGCTTTATTGGAAAGGCTCTCGCCGTTGCGCTTAGAAAGCGAGGCATTGAGGTGTGCAGTATCGACCGCCTCAACGGGATTGAGGCCGGTGATTTTTTCACATCCGCCGACATCTCCGGCGTTGATTGTGTTTATCATCTTGCCGCTCAGACATCCGTTTTCAACGTGAACAAGACCGACATTATCCGCGACAACATTGAGGTGTTCAAAATCGTTTGCGATGCCTGCGCCCGTCGAGGTATAAAGTTAGTCTATGCCTCATCATCGACAGCGGCCGATGGCAACACAACATCCATCTACGGCATCAGCAAGCGTTTCAACGAGGACTATGCCCGGTGTTATCATCCGAGAGCAACGGGGGTAAGGTTTCACAACGTGTACGGTCCCCGACCGCGTCAGGGTACTCTTCTTTGGCACCTGCTCAATCAGGAGCGGGTGAAACTCTACAACATGGGGCGTAACGTGCGACACTTTACCTACATTGATGACATTGTTGAAAGTCTTGTTTATGCCTATGGGTGTAACCATCAGCTCATCAATGCCGCGAATCCGGAGGAGACAACCACTCTGCATTTCGCTGAATTGGTAAAACAATATAAACCTCTTGAAATAGAAATGATTGCAGAAGAGCGTGATTTTGACCGCAAAGAGCAATCGGTCAACGAGGCGGTTTATACAGTACCTTTGCAATATACGCCTGTTGCAGACGGCATAAGGCGCATATTTGAGAGCATGGACTATGAGCAGACGCAGTAA
- a CDS encoding DUF4406 domain-containing protein produces MKAYISIPISGRPLIDAKCQAERIKAKLTEHGHECITPFDVCPESGKPYAYYMGKDIEALLAEDIDAVVFGNGFHNSKGCRLEHAAAEIYGKRIVYQSCFYFLDLTTLKPIPIK; encoded by the coding sequence ATGAAAGCGTATATATCAATTCCCATCAGCGGGAGACCGCTCATTGATGCCAAGTGTCAAGCCGAGCGGATCAAGGCGAAACTGACCGAACATGGCCACGAGTGCATAACCCCCTTTGATGTTTGCCCGGAATCAGGCAAGCCTTATGCCTACTACATGGGCAAAGACATTGAGGCTCTGTTAGCCGAAGACATCGACGCCGTTGTGTTCGGCAATGGTTTCCACAACTCCAAAGGCTGTCGGCTGGAGCACGCTGCCGCCGAAATCTACGGCAAGCGAATAGTCTATCAGTCGTGTTTCTATTTTCTCGATCTCACAACCCTTAAACCAATTCCTATCAAATGA
- a CDS encoding DUF5053 domain-containing protein, producing MADEELVKEIMERAQSDEGQRLADDVLARLKNGEVAPDKVVVDLKREDISKVLKVSYIAERFFGRSRSWLCHKLNNDIVNGKREGFTIEERKKLKAALDTIAYEIQILSDNL from the coding sequence ATGGCAGACGAAGAATTAGTTAAAGAGATTATGGAGCGTGCTCAATCCGATGAGGGTCAGCGGTTAGCCGATGATGTCCTGGCACGTTTGAAAAATGGAGAGGTTGCCCCGGATAAAGTAGTGGTAGACCTCAAAAGAGAGGACATTTCAAAAGTGCTGAAAGTGTCCTACATTGCAGAGCGTTTCTTTGGGCGTTCCCGGTCCTGGCTGTGTCATAAACTCAATAATGACATAGTGAACGGTAAGCGAGAGGGATTTACCATAGAGGAGCGCAAGAAGCTGAAAGCCGCTCTCGATACCATAGCATACGAGATTCAAATTTTGTCGGATAATTTGTAG